The Leadbetterella byssophila DSM 17132 DNA window CTTTGTCGATGATAGCAGTTATATGTCGACCGAATTTGATTCTCCCTCCTTTGCATTCTACTTTTATTCCAGTGAAAAAGTATTACCCAATGAAAGAAACAATTATCAATCCGGTCATCAAAGACCAAGTTACCTTTATGCAAACCGCTGCCGCCAGCCAAGGTAGAATCACCACCCTACAAGTAAGTCTTATGCCAGGAGGCGGAACTCCCATGCATTACCATAAAAACTTCACAGAGACCTTTGTAGTTGTTGAAGGTATCTTGACCCTTAAATTAAGCTCCTCAACCATTCATCTATTTCCCGGAGAAAAATATACCGTGGAAATCGGACAAGTGCATGCCTTTGCCAATGAATCTTCCGAACCCGTGGTTTTTACCACTGTGGTATCTCCAGGATGCGAAGGATTTGAATTTGCTTTGCGCATACTTTATGGTCTTGCGGCCGACGGGCAAACCGACAAGAAAGGACTACCCAAAAGCCTCCTTGCATTAGCAGTAGTTTCCAAAATTAGTGATATTCGACCAGCCGGGGCCGGAGCCCTCATGATTCCACTCTTCGGACTTCTAAACCTTATCGCCCAATTAAATGGATTTAAAAAGGAACTCCTGCGAAGGTATTGTTCGTAAAACCATCTATAGGTTTAACTGGTTTATTCAATGAGTTTTTGAAGAAGTCCTATGAAAGAATTTTGTTTTTTACTTCTCTTCCTGCCAAACGCCTTGCATGCACAAGTTAGAGTAAACGTGCACTTGGCGCCGAATCTAATGGGTCCGTACTCCGGTCAGTTGCTGGTTTATACTCTGAGTGATACTTCTAAGCATTTCAGTGATGATACATTCGAAAATGAGGCGGCTTTTACTATGCAGGTTCCAGAATGGACTCAAGGGAAAGTTATCACTCTACCACCAGACGTTCCATTTTTCAACATAGGTCTTAAGGATTTGAAAGATGGATATTATAGAATGGTGGCTATTCTTCGTACCAATACATCAGAACATAGGAAACTTTCCGTAGGGAATCTTTATACACGAAAAGAAGTCATACTAAAAGTTCAAAAGGGCCAAGACTCCTCTGTAGATTTGGAACTTAATGCGGCCATTCCCGACCAAGTCTTTAGGGAGGATGAACATACAAAATTGCTTAAGTTCTTGTCTCCTTCCCTGAGTACACAAAAGAAGAAGGATACCTACATTTTAGCTGGTATCTATCTGCCACCAAGTTTTTATAGGGATACTGATAGAAACTATCCCGTAGTATTTGTCCATCCCGGCTGGGGTGGGACTCATTTCCAGGCCACTAATCCTAGTATAAGGAAGCTTTATGGAGTTGGCCTTGGGGAAGAAAAGATTTTCGTATTTATGAATCCTGAAGCCCAGACTCCTTACGGTTTACATGCTTTTGTTGACTCCAGAGTAAACGGAGATTGGGGTACAGCTTTTGTTCAAGAATTTATACCGTATTTAGTGAAACAGTATCGAGTAAATCCTGACCCCAAGCTCCACTTTTTAACGGGTCAAAGTAGCGGTGGATACGGAGCTTTGTGGTTGGCTTTGCATTTCTCTACGAGTTTTGGAGGAACATGGGTAACTTCCCCTGATCCTATTGATTTTACCCATTTTACAGGAGTGGATATTTATCATGATCAAAATTACTACTATGATCAGAATGGAAAGGAAAGGGGATTTATGACGGTGGAGGGGACTTTTAAATCAACTTTGAAGAAAACCATCCAATTGGAGAGATTTGAGGGAGATGGTGGTCAACAGCAATCTTTTGAAGCTGAATTCGGATTGCCGGATGAAAAGGGGAGACCTGTTCATTTAATGGATGTTTTAACAGGAGAAATCAATAAAGAGGTTGCTGAATCCTGGAAACCCTATGATTTGGCTCTATACACTTTAAATAATATAGAGAAGCTTAAAAAGTTGGCTGGACCGGTGAAGATATTTGTTGGCGGGAAAGATAACTTCTTGCTCCATAAGTCGGCTCAAGCCTTTCAAGAAAAGACAAAAAATCTAGGCTTAAACATTCATGTCATCACACTACCTGAGGCGGATCATTTTAATGTTCGGACCGTGGAATTATCTGCTGAAATGCAATCAGAAATAGATCAGTTGATCAAGAACTAAAGGAGGAGAGATACTCCTTTTATTATGAAAAGAATATTGGTAATAAACGGTAGCGCTTCAGAGCACTCTTCGAACGGACTTCTTATTGAACAATTGATCTCTCTTGGATCTTCTTTTTTTGAATTTGAAAAATTTGAAAGCTTGAAATCCCTGCCTCATTTTGACCCTAAACCAGTGGAGATTCCTGATGCAGTGGTTTTATTTTGGAAAAAGGTAGAAGAGGCTGATAAAGTTTTATTTTGTACCCCTGAATATATATTTAGTATACCTAGTGGATTGAAAAATGCTTTGGAATGGAGTGTCTCCACTACCATTTTTTCTGGCAAATCCATAGGTATAATTACGGCCTCTGCCAGCGGAGTGCTAGGTCATGAGGAATTGCAAAGAATAATGAAAACCTTAGGAGCTCATTTTTCGCCGGAAAATACGCTATTAATTTCGGGGATTAAGGGAAAAGCTGGTGTGGATCCTGAATTAGACGAAAAGCTTTCCTTGTTTCTATCCTCTTGGGAAAATTAATCTAGGACCAATTTCCATTCCCTTTGGATCTTCTTCCAAATGGAACTGTATAAACCCTTCTTTATTTTGATGTTTCCAAGACTGTCATTTTGGGACAAGGTGTACCATCCGTAAGTATATCCTAAGTCTCCTGACCTGGCTACATCAACTTTTTCTGGTTTCCAGGTCAAAGTGTAGGGAGGAGTAGGACTTTCTAAGAACTTTTGAATGTTTTTATGAATATGGGGGAGTCCGTTAATCACGGTATCTCCTGTATCAAAGAGGGCGATTTCTTCCGATGCCACGTCAAGCATGGCAGCGTAGAACCCTTTTTGAGCCGAGGAAGCGGAAAAGGCAAGTTCTGCCTGGTATAACTCATTCTTTAATTTTTGAGGTGTCTTACAAGCCATGCATAAAATGACTAAAAGGGAAAGGGGGGATTTCATTTTAGTAGGTTCGTTTTATTCTAAAGGTTCCATAAATGTGTTTATTGGATACATCGCAATCTCCTAGTTTATATAGGACTCCTTCAAAGGTTCCTTGCACAATACCTCCGCCGCTTTCTCCAAATATTTCAAATACAACGGAGCCTTCTCCGTACACTTTTTTGAAAGTATTGCATTCTGTGTATTCACTTAGGTAAGAGACCAGGTTGAATGAGCCTGTAAATTGCGAGGACTGAGGATCTGTCAATTTTCCGAAACTGTATTTGCCCAGCTTGGTGCCGTTAGCTCGAAAACCTATTTCACTCTCCACTGCTGTGGCTGTTAAGATAGATTCTCCATTAAATACTCCTAATGCGTGGAATTTTGATGTAAATTTTTTGCCTCCAATAGTCCATATAACGTATTCTTCCGGTAAAATGGTTAGTGTTTTTCTGATGATCACCATCCCTCCACTTCCAGGCCTGTCTGGGTGAGATTTGCTGATTAGATTTTTTGCAGTTACTTCTATAATTACTTCGATTTTACTATCCGTTTCTGGTGCTGTGAATCTCACCTTTGAACTCTTGCCACCACTGATGGTGCCACCGCCAGATATCACTTTCCATTCCATTATTTTGTCTGATGATATGGCACTGGCAGTGAGTAGATAATCATCTGCATCAGCCGTTTCAGCGTACATATCCTGTGCAAAGAGTTCCAATTCTACTTCTTCTTTAGAGCCTATTTCATCCTTAGGAGAGTGTATTCTTATTTCTCTAAAGATACCCCAGTCGCTAAAGTGTTTAGTTTTTACTTTTAACTCTTTCTTTCCTTTGTCCAAGGTACAGTTCATCATTTTATGCCAAAGTCCTTCTGCATCTTGGTAACCAGGGAAAAGGAAGTCTTCGTCACTTCCTGCATAGTCTTCTTCGGTATAAGATAAAGTAATCTCTACCTCTTTCTTCAGAACGATGTCCTCAGGTAGTATTCTATACACTTTTACTATACTCAGATTGGGGTTAGGTGCCACCTCTTGGATCATGAATTGGGTTTCTTTCTCTACTGCGCTTTTAGGAATGGAGACAGTAATCCCAGGTGATTTCATAAGTCCTCCTTCAGGGCCTATCATGGCCTGGAGTAAGGTTCCTATGAATTCTCCATGGGAGGTTTTTAGCGGTTCTTTCGGACTGTCTTCAATGTCCGGATCTTTGCATGACACGAAGAGTAATGCTATTGTTATGCCTAAAAAATATTTCATTGTGCTATTCTTAAGTCGATTTCTAATGCGTCCCAATTGCTCTTAAAGGAACTCACCATTACCGGTGTGTACTTGTAATTTGGAGTGAATGTTACGGTAGAAGTCCCTATGGCTTCATCCGGACTTAATCCTAGTTTCTCGAAAACATTGGCCAATGGACCCACTGCCCTCATTTTTAATTTTCTTCCGTCACTCATCTGCGCTTTGATACTGTATTTACCGATAGGGATGTTGTGAATGCTGAATAGGGTAGTATTACCTATTTTCTTCCTGATCTTAAAGGATCTTTTTTCCCCATACATTCCCGGTTCTATAGGTACAAGTTCTATTTCGATGGTGCCGTCACTAGGTAGGTATTCCGGATCTTGAAAGGGATCTCCCGGGTAGTTTAGTTGGAAACCAAAAGACAAAGCTCCACCATAGTAGTTACTTTCATTGCTTGGCTGTGCAGCTAACTCATCTGGATTTCCCGTTCCGTATGAAAGTAAAACGAAATTTTTTACCACACCATTTCCGGATGGAAAGGAACTGGTGCCGCCCACCGGATAGAGCGCCATAACTGTGGGAGTATCATTATAATTCACTGTGATAGCTGTGCCAAAGAAGTAGGCTGCTCCTGCTGGAATAGAAAACTGATAATATCCGTTTTCATCTGTATACCCACTTCCACTGGAATAAAATCCACCTGTAAGGGAAGATGAAACTCCTATGTGAGCTCCCTTTAGAGGGTTTCCTCTTAGATCTGCTACATAGCCTCTGGCTATTCCACCTTTCACAGATAAGGCAGGGAAGTTAGGCATCCTTGGGATGGTGTTTCCCATGACATTGACATAGTATTGGCTCCCTGACAAATTGAAGGTAGCTTGGCCGCTCACCTCCGGTAGCTCCGGTTGCTCCCCCCAGTTTACAGCAGAATTTACTTCTGAAGTGTCTTTGCAACTAGCCAACCATACCATCAGAAATATGATATATTTATACATTCTAGTGATTTGATTAAAGATTTAAAAAAGTTAGTTTTCATGGCAGTGGTATTTAGGGGTTTTACCTTGAGTTTTACCTATTTATGAAGTTGGTGCGATCTTGTTAAGAATGATGCTGGAACGAGTGATCTTCTGATTAAAGATGGTTGTGTTCTCCTGTTTTACAAGTCCAATTCCATGAGCCATCCATATGGTAACCGTTTCTGTTCCCGTGATAGTAACTACAGGTTCCCCATTTAAACTAAGGGTCTGATCTTGCGCTATTTCATATATATACTTCGTGCAAACAAATGTGCCGGCAGGAACCGTCACGGATTCAACGGCAGCAGCTTTTGTAGGTTGATGCAGTAAGGTCTGCTTCATTTGAAAGACTAGATGTTCTGCATCTTTTCTTCTATACTTAATGATTTGACCAGGATCTTCCGGTATTTCCCAAGTTAAATTGCTCCCTTCTACAAGTGCGTTATCCATCACCATAAAGTAGGGGAAACCTGTAACTCTTGCTTCATCAATTATAATATCCGGATTTTTTCGCAATTCTTCTATGATTAAGTACCAGGCATCCGGCATGTTTACCTGCGTGTAGGTTCTCGCATTCGCGTCATATATTTCATTGTATAGGGTCATGCCACCTTCAGCAAATTGGAGGTCTGTACGTAAATTGTACAGTTTGATACCGGAAGAGTCTCTGCTTGATATGACCCTTTTTTCCGCTGTACCTATATTTACCCCGTCCTCTATGACGGAGTAATGGTATTTAGTATTGACTCTGGGTATGTAGTTATCCTTTTCTGCATCGGGGATAGGTTCGCTATTGGACTCCGGATCACAGGCTGCAGCACCTATACTAAGTGCTACTATAATGAATTTCCATCTTAAGGCTTTCATACTATTTTACTTCGTTAAAAAAGTGAAGATCCGTGCATGTGCCGGACCTTCCTTTTCGGCTTAACTGATTAATTGGATTTCTTGAATTTGAGATTAAGTTTTATATCTACTTCCGGTAAAATATAAAGTGGGGCAGCAGGGTCATTGTAACTGTTCATTTCCCATTTGTGACGATCAAGTATAAAGGATCCTACTGCAGATATCTGGTTATTTTCCACCTTGATAAATGCAGGAATCTTGATGGTATGCGTTTGCCCAAGTAAGCTGAAATCTCCAATAATCAAATAGTTTACATTCGTTTCTGCACTTTGATATTCTTCTACCCCTGTAATCTTAAAATGAGCGTTTGGATGAAGCGCTACATTGAAAAAATCAGGGCTAAGAAGGTGGTTAAGGAGTTGTTCTTTAACCGTTTCATCCGGAATGTCATAATTGGTAATGCTGGCAATAGGTATTTTAAATTCGCCTGCTGTGATTTTTCCATCTGAATTAGTCTGTATGGTTGCTGATACTTTGAAGGCACCTTCGTGAAAATGGTCCGGAGCACTGCCTTTCCATTCTATGGCGGAGGCCTCTTCATCAGCTTTATATTCAAAGGTTCCAATACTTTCTTTACTTGAGCATGAGCTTAATACAACAGCGGCAAGTAATGCCGTAAACAACTTTGTTTTCATTTTATTTTATGGATTGGTTAACAGAAATTTGACTTGGTAAGTAGTAGATATTCTTTCTAACTGAGCATTTATTGTTTCTACAGAAGGACGGATGGCCGCCACTTCTTTTAGTTGGTTAGGAATAGGTTTACTGACTTCTATGAAGTAGTTCCATAGATCTCCGGGTGCAATGATGTTGATAAACTTAGCTTGGTCCGTTAGAATTCTGAATGAGTGTGGTACCAAGCGAGGGGCAAATAAGGCCTCACCTGCTTTAAGTACCTGATAGGATTCTCCGATTTCTACGCCCAGTTCACCCTCTAATACGTAGAAAGCCTCATCTTCTAAAGTGTGTACATGTTTTGGTGGTTCAGAACCTTTGGGTAAGGTGAACTCAATCATGGCTAATTTGCTGCCAGCACCGCTGGGTTGAAGAAGGGTCTTGAAATACCCTCCTTGATATGCTCTGTATTCATTCATTTGGGATTGGATTAATAGTTTGATAAACCAAAGGATTGGCCTACTGGTATTCACAGAACGGGTTTCATAGATTATATAGCTGCTGGATTCATTTTTAGGCTAGGCCTCTACAGGTAATTTTCACCGAAGGAGTCAGTATATAGGGTTGTGATGGATTAGAGCAGGGATCTGCTATCCTATAAGTGTTTAGAAGGTTTGGTACATGTTTTTTGAACCCCATATATAGAAGCAGGGGTAGATTAAATAATAGCTTTTTCATTTGTCTTTAAATTGGTTAATAGCTTATTTTCAAAATTTTGACACAATTTTGGGGAGGTTTTATTAACCAAACAAACACTGGCGATGTATGCCTGTTTTTATCGGCAAATGATAATTTTCGCTGACAAATGAACTTGTAATAATAATGGAGCTCTATTCGAGTTTGGAATAAATGATGTGGACCAACTTGCTTTTTCAGTAAGTCCCCTTTGGATCAAATTTTTCAGCACAAGCCTGCTTATAGTTTCTGCCAATGGGTATTTTATTGCCATCAACTAACAGGTGATTCGGATGATACCCTTCTACTCGATTCAAGGGGACGATATAGGAACGGTGAATTCGCATGAATTCTCCCTGGGGAAGGAGCTTTTCCGTTACACTGATCTTCTGCTTAGTTTGGTAGGTTTTTTCTTTGGTCACCACCATTATATAATCTTTAATGCTTTCTATCCAAAGGATGTCCCGGGTATTGACCTTGATTAAACGTCTTTCAACCCTCAGGTATAGAAAATGATCCTGAGTGTGCTGGATTTCTTCTTGTGCTAACTCTGTAGCTTTTTCTCCATGCAAAAAATGCATGACTTTATCGATGGCCTGTAGAAACCGCTTTAAAGGTATAGGTTTCAAAAGATAATCTATAGCATTTAGATCAAAGCCCTCCACTGCGTACTCTTGGTAAGCAGTGGTAAAGATGATCATGGGTGGCGATTTTAAACTTCTTACTAGGTCCGTGCCTAATAACTTTGGCATCTTTATGTCTAGAAAAAGAAGGTCAATGGCTTGATATTGTATGGTTTGAAAGGCTTCTATGGCATTATTGCAGGTGCCTATGATCTCAATCTCCGGTATATGAGTAGCATACCTTCGAATGATCTCCATGGCATGAGGTTCATCATCTACTATTAAAGTCCGGATCTTGGTCATGGCTTTTCCAGTTGAACCGTAAGTTCGGCTATAAAACAATCACTTTCGTCATAATATTCAAAGGTATGTTGACCTGGATACAATAAGACTAGCCTTTTTCTTAAGTTTAGTAAGCCTATTTCCCCCTTGTGATTAGTTGGATGAACTTGATCCGGCTTGCTATTGCTCACCTTGAAGGTTAGTTCCTTGTTATTCAAGTGTAGCTCTATATTGATCCAAGGAGTGTCTGTGGCTTCTGCAGCTCCATGTTTAAAGGCATTTTCTACCAAAGGTAACATAAGTAGGGGAGCTATCTCCTCTTCTCCTATTTTAGGGTTTATGTTTACATTCAGTTCCAAACGGTCTTCATACCTTAACTTTTCAAGCTCAATATAATTTATCAATGCCTCTACATCCTTCTTTAGAGGAACCTTTTCAGCAGTACAGTCATACAATACATATCTAAGCATATGGGATAGACCAAGGATTATATCTGGAGTTTGAGGCGATTGTTCCAAAGACAAGGCATAAAGATTGTTTAAGGAATTGAATAAGAAATGAGGATGTAATTGGCCCTTTAGGAAGTTTAACTCGGCTTGTAATATGGACTGCTTCCTCTCTTGCCACAAGATGAATAGGCGGATGGTAACACAGATCCAGACTACGGTATTGGTGCGTTCCAAAGCATTGGCAAAGTCAGTGGGTTGAGTTAATTGCTGATGCCAAGGCAACTG harbors:
- a CDS encoding YybH family protein; the protein is MKSPLSLLVILCMACKTPQKLKNELYQAELAFSASSAQKGFYAAMLDVASEEIALFDTGDTVINGLPHIHKNIQKFLESPTPPYTLTWKPEKVDVARSGDLGYTYGWYTLSQNDSLGNIKIKKGLYSSIWKKIQREWKLVLD
- a CDS encoding sensor histidine kinase, which translates into the protein MKYPLLQQTFYWLLSFILLTIIYGTAYGSYVLGAEVILLHLPIHMGYFYLITQWVLPQFFFKEKYIQTFLVILLLIPTIAILYRLTEIFISNPLVYKYYHDHGNPIEWSSLQLPWHQQLTQPTDFANALERTNTVVWICVTIRLFILWQERKQSILQAELNFLKGQLHPHFLFNSLNNLYALSLEQSPQTPDIILGLSHMLRYVLYDCTAEKVPLKKDVEALINYIELEKLRYEDRLELNVNINPKIGEEEIAPLLMLPLVENAFKHGAAEATDTPWINIELHLNNKELTFKVSNSKPDQVHPTNHKGEIGLLNLRKRLVLLYPGQHTFEYYDESDCFIAELTVQLEKP
- a CDS encoding alpha/beta hydrolase, with the translated sequence MKEFCFLLLFLPNALHAQVRVNVHLAPNLMGPYSGQLLVYTLSDTSKHFSDDTFENEAAFTMQVPEWTQGKVITLPPDVPFFNIGLKDLKDGYYRMVAILRTNTSEHRKLSVGNLYTRKEVILKVQKGQDSSVDLELNAAIPDQVFREDEHTKLLKFLSPSLSTQKKKDTYILAGIYLPPSFYRDTDRNYPVVFVHPGWGGTHFQATNPSIRKLYGVGLGEEKIFVFMNPEAQTPYGLHAFVDSRVNGDWGTAFVQEFIPYLVKQYRVNPDPKLHFLTGQSSGGYGALWLALHFSTSFGGTWVTSPDPIDFTHFTGVDIYHDQNYYYDQNGKERGFMTVEGTFKSTLKKTIQLERFEGDGGQQQSFEAEFGLPDEKGRPVHLMDVLTGEINKEVAESWKPYDLALYTLNNIEKLKKLAGPVKIFVGGKDNFLLHKSAQAFQEKTKNLGLNIHVITLPEADHFNVRTVELSAEMQSEIDQLIKN
- a CDS encoding cupin domain-containing protein codes for the protein MKETIINPVIKDQVTFMQTAAASQGRITTLQVSLMPGGGTPMHYHKNFTETFVVVEGILTLKLSSSTIHLFPGEKYTVEIGQVHAFANESSEPVVFTTVVSPGCEGFEFALRILYGLAADGQTDKKGLPKSLLALAVVSKISDIRPAGAGALMIPLFGLLNLIAQLNGFKKELLRRYCS
- a CDS encoding TapB family protein; this translates as MKALRWKFIIVALSIGAAACDPESNSEPIPDAEKDNYIPRVNTKYHYSVIEDGVNIGTAEKRVISSRDSSGIKLYNLRTDLQFAEGGMTLYNEIYDANARTYTQVNMPDAWYLIIEELRKNPDIIIDEARVTGFPYFMVMDNALVEGSNLTWEIPEDPGQIIKYRRKDAEHLVFQMKQTLLHQPTKAAAVESVTVPAGTFVCTKYIYEIAQDQTLSLNGEPVVTITGTETVTIWMAHGIGLVKQENTTIFNQKITRSSIILNKIAPTS
- a CDS encoding NADPH-dependent FMN reductase, with protein sequence MKRILVINGSASEHSSNGLLIEQLISLGSSFFEFEKFESLKSLPHFDPKPVEIPDAVVLFWKKVEEADKVLFCTPEYIFSIPSGLKNALEWSVSTTIFSGKSIGIITASASGVLGHEELQRIMKTLGAHFSPENTLLISGIKGKAGVDPELDEKLSLFLSSWEN
- a CDS encoding LytR/AlgR family response regulator transcription factor; its protein translation is MTKIRTLIVDDEPHAMEIIRRYATHIPEIEIIGTCNNAIEAFQTIQYQAIDLLFLDIKMPKLLGTDLVRSLKSPPMIIFTTAYQEYAVEGFDLNAIDYLLKPIPLKRFLQAIDKVMHFLHGEKATELAQEEIQHTQDHFLYLRVERRLIKVNTRDILWIESIKDYIMVVTKEKTYQTKQKISVTEKLLPQGEFMRIHRSYIVPLNRVEGYHPNHLLVDGNKIPIGRNYKQACAEKFDPKGTY
- a CDS encoding cupin domain-containing protein, with the protein product MNEYRAYQGGYFKTLLQPSGAGSKLAMIEFTLPKGSEPPKHVHTLEDEAFYVLEGELGVEIGESYQVLKAGEALFAPRLVPHSFRILTDQAKFINIIAPGDLWNYFIEVSKPIPNQLKEVAAIRPSVETINAQLERISTTYQVKFLLTNP
- a CDS encoding YceI family protein; this encodes MKTKLFTALLAAVVLSSCSSKESIGTFEYKADEEASAIEWKGSAPDHFHEGAFKVSATIQTNSDGKITAGEFKIPIASITNYDIPDETVKEQLLNHLLSPDFFNVALHPNAHFKITGVEEYQSAETNVNYLIIGDFSLLGQTHTIKIPAFIKVENNQISAVGSFILDRHKWEMNSYNDPAAPLYILPEVDIKLNLKFKKSN
- a CDS encoding carboxypeptidase-like regulatory domain-containing protein; this translates as MYKYIIFLMVWLASCKDTSEVNSAVNWGEQPELPEVSGQATFNLSGSQYYVNVMGNTIPRMPNFPALSVKGGIARGYVADLRGNPLKGAHIGVSSSLTGGFYSSGSGYTDENGYYQFSIPAGAAYFFGTAITVNYNDTPTVMALYPVGGTSSFPSGNGVVKNFVLLSYGTGNPDELAAQPSNESNYYGGALSFGFQLNYPGDPFQDPEYLPSDGTIEIELVPIEPGMYGEKRSFKIRKKIGNTTLFSIHNIPIGKYSIKAQMSDGRKLKMRAVGPLANVFEKLGLSPDEAIGTSTVTFTPNYKYTPVMVSSFKSNWDALEIDLRIAQ